The Kluyveromyces lactis strain NRRL Y-1140 chromosome D complete sequence genome has a window encoding:
- the PFA5 gene encoding palmitoyltransferase PFA5 (similar to uniprot|Q03289 Saccharomyces cerevisiae YDR459C likely functions in pathway(s) outside Ras), translating to MAWSLGTLRVTSHPYFRLLIPFLTVLLQCYGVWAFCHQFCYLQLYQRRNAKGACIGLIIVVLSLTFLIWYIWALMLVLGPGRQPTIPPFKIIPDSEIRTVSSESAVPDNSIAPPDIYPCDERGYPIWCSNCQSLKMSRTHHSTKVGYCVPRFDHYCVWIGTVLGRLNYKLFVQFTFYLDLVVLILMISIATQMRQMKGSANGNVYAVFALACCALLMAGPLFLTHIYYMCYNRTSIEIIEVNNKAKASRKFFCIYNPCDGYRYVIQFCPGENQDFWNKGNILTNLKEFLGPNYLSWFIPSILTHKQSYGKSSANYYDLIGDCNEVMSEKFQKYMIDKIERKEYVTRLVV from the coding sequence atggCTTGGAGCCTTGGAACACTTAGAGTAACCAGCCATCCATACTTCAGGCTATTGATACCTTTCTTGACTGTTTTACTTCAGTGCTATGGTGTATGGGCATTCTGCCACCAATTTTGTTATCTGCAACTATATCAAAGACGAAATGCTAAGGGCGCATGCATCGGGCTTATCATTGTGGTTCTGTCATTAACGTTTCTCATTTGGTACATATGGGCATTGATGCTAGTTCTTGGTCCAGGAAGACAGCCGACTATACCTCCTTTTAAAATAATACCTGATTCTGAAATTAGGACTGTATCCAGTGAATCAGCCGTTCCTGACAATAGTATTGCTCCTCCTGATATATATCCCTGTGATGAACGAGGGTACCCAATATGGTGTTCCAATTGCCAGagtttgaaaatgtcaCGGACTCATCACTCTACTAAAGTCGGATATTGTGTTCCAAGATTTGACCATTACTGTGTTTGGATTGGTACTGTCCTTGGTAGACTCAATTATAAACTATTCGTACAGTTCACATTTTACCTTGACCTCGTTGTTCTAATACTAATGATCTCAATTGCAACTCAGATGAGGCAGATGAAGGGGTCTGCAAATGGAAATGTGTATGCTGTATTTGCATTGGCATGCTGTGCCCTATTAATGGCAGGTCCACTTTTCTTAACACACATTTATTATATGTGTTATAATAGGACctcaattgaaattattgaagTCAATAACAAGGCTAAGGCTTCAAGAAAATTTTTCTGCATTTATAACCCTTGTGATGGCTACAGGTATGTGATCCAGTTCTGCCCGGGAGAAAACCAAGATTTCTGGAATAAGGGCAATATTTTAACTAACTTAAAAGAGTTTTTAGGCCCCAATTATCTTTCCTGGTTTATACCTTCCATTTTAACACACAAACAAAGTTATGGTAAATCTTCAGCTAATTACTATGATCTAATTGGAGACTGTAACGAAGTGATGAGCGAGAAATTTCAGAAGTATATGATCGATAAGATAGAACGAAAAGAGTATGTAACAAGATTGGTAGTATAG